One window of Channa argus isolate prfri chromosome 4, Channa argus male v1.0, whole genome shotgun sequence genomic DNA carries:
- the gdpgp1 gene encoding GDP-D-glucose phosphorylase 1 isoform X1 has translation MMKNADPTMLRQFVYSKRDFVTDLCQNSGNSPQRASPPSKFDTSIQAGWTERMEKGLFRYHLGDLQTRILPGPREYVAQLNIQRGIERRKPQEIMSIQQEFSDKQFNFNKINPGEIIFELIKDREADKALHDNGQLHQPCRMVVLVNVSPLEFGHCLFVPDPLSCFPQILTRSAVQVGIETVFLSSDPGFRVGFNSLGALASVNHLHLHGYYLNHKLKIESMPAKPLVPEKAFYRLLEFPAGFLFYTESEDVEEVARAICAVTDFLVDGNVAHNLFLTRGCQPWNSKQNEKDHCSGNGVRIIVWPRKSCFGAKEESAFNVALCELAGHLTFKNKKDYELTTENDVVDIIQRCLLTDSEFLRLEHQLICHLKDL, from the exons ATGATGAAAAACG CAGATCCAACCATGCTGCGCCAGTTTGTATACAGCAAGCGGGACTTTGTCACAGATTTGTGTCAGAACAGTGGAAACAGTCCTCAGCGGGCATCGCCACCATCAAAATTTGACACAAGCATCCAAGCTGGCTGGACAGAGAGAATGGAGAAGGGACTTTTCCGCTACCATCTGGGTGATTTACAAACCCGTATTCTGCCCGGCCCTCGTGAATATGTGGCCCAGCTGAACATTCAAAGAGGAATAGAGAGAAGAAAGCCTCAGGAGATAATGAGCATTCAACAGGAGTTCAGTGACAAGCAGTTTAACTTTAACAAAATCAACCCAGGAGAAATTATATTTGAGTTGATAAAGGACAGAGAGGCAGACAAAGCTTTGCATGACAATGGACAGTTGCATCAACCCTGTAGAATGGTCGTGCTGGTCAATGTCAGCCCCTTGGAATTTGGACATTGTCTTTTTGTTCCAGATCCATTAAGTTGTTTCCCACAGATCCTGACAAGGTCTGCTGTACAGGTTGGTATTGAAACTGTGTTTCTGAGCTCCGACCCTGGCTTTCGAGTGGGGTTCAACAGTCTAGGAGCACTTGCATCAGTCAATCACTTACACCTTCATGGATACTACCTCAACCACAAGCTCAAGATAGAATCTATGCCAGCAAAACCACTGGTTCCAGAAAAGGCATTTTATCGACTGTTAGAATTTCCTGcaggctttttgttttacactgaatCAGAGGATGTGGAGGAAGTTGCCAGAGCCATTTGTGCAGTCACAGACTTTCTGGTCGATGGTAATGTTGCTCACAACCTGTTCTTGACTAGAGGATGCCAGCCCTGGAATagcaaacagaatgaaaaagatCACTGTTCAGGAAATGGTGTGCGTATCATTGTATGGCCCAGAAAATCCTGCTTTGGTGCCAAAGAGGAGTCAGCCTTCAATGTTGCTCTTTGTGAGCTGgctggacatttaacatttaagaacAAGAAGGACTATGAGCTCACTACTGAAAACGATGTAGTAGATATAATTCAGAGATGTCTTTTGACAGATAGCGAGTTTCTGAGGTTGGAACACCAGctgatttgtcatttaaaggatttataA
- the gdpgp1 gene encoding GDP-D-glucose phosphorylase 1 isoform X2: MMKNDPTMLRQFVYSKRDFVTDLCQNSGNSPQRASPPSKFDTSIQAGWTERMEKGLFRYHLGDLQTRILPGPREYVAQLNIQRGIERRKPQEIMSIQQEFSDKQFNFNKINPGEIIFELIKDREADKALHDNGQLHQPCRMVVLVNVSPLEFGHCLFVPDPLSCFPQILTRSAVQVGIETVFLSSDPGFRVGFNSLGALASVNHLHLHGYYLNHKLKIESMPAKPLVPEKAFYRLLEFPAGFLFYTESEDVEEVARAICAVTDFLVDGNVAHNLFLTRGCQPWNSKQNEKDHCSGNGVRIIVWPRKSCFGAKEESAFNVALCELAGHLTFKNKKDYELTTENDVVDIIQRCLLTDSEFLRLEHQLICHLKDL; encoded by the exons ATGATGAAAAACG ATCCAACCATGCTGCGCCAGTTTGTATACAGCAAGCGGGACTTTGTCACAGATTTGTGTCAGAACAGTGGAAACAGTCCTCAGCGGGCATCGCCACCATCAAAATTTGACACAAGCATCCAAGCTGGCTGGACAGAGAGAATGGAGAAGGGACTTTTCCGCTACCATCTGGGTGATTTACAAACCCGTATTCTGCCCGGCCCTCGTGAATATGTGGCCCAGCTGAACATTCAAAGAGGAATAGAGAGAAGAAAGCCTCAGGAGATAATGAGCATTCAACAGGAGTTCAGTGACAAGCAGTTTAACTTTAACAAAATCAACCCAGGAGAAATTATATTTGAGTTGATAAAGGACAGAGAGGCAGACAAAGCTTTGCATGACAATGGACAGTTGCATCAACCCTGTAGAATGGTCGTGCTGGTCAATGTCAGCCCCTTGGAATTTGGACATTGTCTTTTTGTTCCAGATCCATTAAGTTGTTTCCCACAGATCCTGACAAGGTCTGCTGTACAGGTTGGTATTGAAACTGTGTTTCTGAGCTCCGACCCTGGCTTTCGAGTGGGGTTCAACAGTCTAGGAGCACTTGCATCAGTCAATCACTTACACCTTCATGGATACTACCTCAACCACAAGCTCAAGATAGAATCTATGCCAGCAAAACCACTGGTTCCAGAAAAGGCATTTTATCGACTGTTAGAATTTCCTGcaggctttttgttttacactgaatCAGAGGATGTGGAGGAAGTTGCCAGAGCCATTTGTGCAGTCACAGACTTTCTGGTCGATGGTAATGTTGCTCACAACCTGTTCTTGACTAGAGGATGCCAGCCCTGGAATagcaaacagaatgaaaaagatCACTGTTCAGGAAATGGTGTGCGTATCATTGTATGGCCCAGAAAATCCTGCTTTGGTGCCAAAGAGGAGTCAGCCTTCAATGTTGCTCTTTGTGAGCTGgctggacatttaacatttaagaacAAGAAGGACTATGAGCTCACTACTGAAAACGATGTAGTAGATATAATTCAGAGATGTCTTTTGACAGATAGCGAGTTTCTGAGGTTGGAACACCAGctgatttgtcatttaaaggatttataA